In Bacteroides coprosuis DSM 18011, the following are encoded in one genomic region:
- a CDS encoding UDP-N-acetylmuramoyl-L-alanyl-D-glutamate--2,6-d iaminopimelateligase (COGs: COG0769 UDP-N-acetylmuramyl tripeptide synthase~HAMAP:UDP-N-acetylmuramoylalanyl-D-glutamate-2,6-di aminopimelateligase~InterPro IPR005761:IPR000713:IPR013221:IPR004101~KEGG: bvu:BVU_1401 UDP-N-acetylmuramoylalanyl-D-glutamate--2,6- diaminopimelate ligase~PFAM: Mur ligase, central; Mur ligase, N-terminal; Mur ligase, C-terminal~PRIAM:UDP-N-acetylmuramoyl-L-alanyl-D-glutamate--2, 6-diaminopimelateligase~SPTR: UDP-N-acetylmuramoylalanyl-D-glutamate-2, 6-diaminopimelate ligase;~TIGRFAM:UDP-N-acetylmuramoylalanyl-D-glutamate-2,6- diaminopimelateligase~IMG reference gene:2504105920~PFAM: Mur ligase family, glutamate ligase domain; Mur ligase family, catalytic domain; Mur ligase middle domain~TIGRFAM: UDP-N-acetylmuramyl-tripeptide synthetase), which produces MVIENLIKGIETKKIIGPVQNDIIDIQIDSRGVKKQSLFAALRGTQVDGHQYINQAIKQGAVAILCEDLPEQKNKDITYIQVPHSEAALGILASTFYDNPSSKLKLVGVTGTNGKTTVATILYKTFKKLGYKAGLLSTVCNYIDDEALETTHTTPDAVTINKLLHDMVLRGCDYAFMEVSSHAIDQKRISGLKFAGGIFTNLTRDHLDYHKTIANYIKAKKEFFDNLPKNAFSLVNLDDKNGMVMVQNTKSAIHTYSLRSLCDFKARVIESHFNGMILEINNTDVVVQFTGKFNVYNLLAVYGTACLLGQKADEVLIAISTLKSVSGRFETLQAPKGYTVIVDYAHTPDALTNVLTTIHDILDGKGKVITVVGAGGNRDKGKRPLMAKESIKNSDTVIITSDNPRFEDPQEIIKDMLDGLNTEEKQNVLTIENRRDAIKTACMLAKTNDVILIAGKGHETYQNIQGVKHHFDDKEEVRNIFQTQQI; this is translated from the coding sequence ATGGTAATAGAGAACTTAATCAAAGGAATTGAGACTAAAAAAATAATTGGCCCAGTTCAAAATGACATCATAGATATACAAATCGACTCAAGAGGAGTAAAAAAACAGAGTTTATTTGCTGCCCTAAGAGGAACTCAAGTAGATGGTCATCAATATATAAATCAAGCTATCAAACAAGGTGCTGTAGCTATATTGTGTGAGGATTTACCAGAACAAAAAAACAAGGATATCACTTACATACAAGTACCCCATTCTGAGGCTGCTTTAGGTATTTTAGCTTCTACTTTTTATGACAATCCGTCTTCAAAGCTTAAGCTTGTAGGAGTCACAGGTACAAATGGGAAAACTACTGTTGCAACTATTCTTTACAAGACTTTTAAGAAACTAGGCTATAAGGCTGGCTTATTATCAACAGTATGCAACTATATTGATGATGAAGCTTTAGAAACCACTCATACCACACCTGATGCGGTAACTATCAACAAACTCTTGCATGATATGGTACTCAGAGGATGTGACTATGCTTTTATGGAGGTCAGTTCTCATGCAATTGATCAAAAAAGGATTTCAGGACTAAAGTTCGCTGGTGGAATTTTCACAAACTTAACTCGTGACCATTTAGACTATCATAAAACAATAGCCAATTATATTAAAGCGAAGAAAGAGTTTTTCGACAATCTTCCTAAAAATGCTTTTAGCTTAGTCAATCTAGATGATAAGAATGGTATGGTAATGGTACAAAACACCAAGTCCGCCATCCACACATATTCTCTTAGAAGTTTATGCGATTTTAAAGCTAGAGTCATTGAATCACATTTTAATGGAATGATTCTCGAAATAAACAACACAGATGTAGTAGTGCAGTTTACAGGTAAATTCAATGTTTATAACCTTCTTGCAGTTTACGGAACAGCTTGTTTATTAGGGCAAAAAGCCGATGAAGTTTTAATTGCTATCAGTACACTTAAATCTGTATCAGGAAGATTTGAAACATTACAAGCTCCCAAGGGATATACCGTTATTGTAGATTATGCACATACTCCTGATGCTTTAACAAATGTACTGACCACCATACATGATATTCTTGATGGTAAAGGAAAAGTAATAACAGTTGTAGGAGCTGGAGGGAACAGAGACAAAGGCAAGAGGCCCTTAATGGCAAAAGAGTCCATAAAAAACAGCGATACAGTAATTATAACCTCAGATAATCCTCGTTTTGAAGATCCTCAAGAGATAATAAAAGATATGCTTGATGGTTTAAACACAGAAGAGAAGCAAAATGTATTAACGATTGAAAACCGCAGAGATGCAATTAAGACAGCATGTATGCTAGCAAAAACCAACGACGTTATCCTTATTGCAGGAAAAGGACATGAGACTTATCAAAATATTCAAGGAGTCAAACATCATTTTGACGACAAGGAAGAAGTTCGTAATATTTTTCAAACACAACAAATTTAA
- a CDS encoding Phospho-N-acetylmuramoyl-pentapeptide-transferase (COGs: COG0472 UDP-N-acetylmuramyl pentapeptide phosphotransferase/UDP-N- acetylglucosamine-1-phosphate transferase~HAMAP: Phospho-N-acetylmuramoyl-pentapeptide transferase~InterPro IPR003524:IPR018480:IPR000715~KEGG: bth:BT_3451 phospho-N-acetylmuramoyl-pentapeptide-transferase~PFAM: Glycosyl transferase, family 4; Phospho-N-acetylmuramoyl-pentapeptide transferase, conserved site~PRIAM:Phospho-N-acetylmuramoyl-pentapeptide-transfe rase~SPTR: Putative uncharacterized protein;~TIGRFAM: Phospho-N-acetylmuramoyl-pentapeptide transferase~IMG reference gene:2504105921~PFAM: Glycosyl transferase family 4~TIGRFAM: phospho-N-acetylmuramoyl-pentapeptide-transferase), giving the protein MLYYLFEWLEKYNFPGAGMFGYTSFRAIATIILALLISTIFGDKFIDRLKLKQITEIQRDASIDPFGVNKTGVPSMGGVIIIISILIPCLLLGKLHNTYMILMLITTIWLGVIGFADDYIKVFKKNKEGLRGKFKILGQVGLGLIVGLTVYLSPDVVIRENMEVEMPGHETEIVHTTKNIKSTQTTIPFFKNNNLDYADVVGFFGQHKQKAGWVLFVLVTIFVVAAVSNGANLNDGMDGMAAGNSAIIGVALGILAYLGSHAEFASYLNIMFIPGSEELVIFICAFVGALIGFLWYNAYPAQVFMGDTGSLTIGGIIAVFAIIIRKELLIPILCGVFLVENLSVILQVRYYKLGKKKGKKQRIFKRTPIHDHFRTTKAQLDPECSYMFTKPKNVFHESKITVRFWIITILLAAVTIITLKIR; this is encoded by the coding sequence ATGCTATACTACCTATTTGAATGGTTAGAAAAATATAATTTCCCAGGAGCTGGAATGTTTGGTTACACATCATTCCGAGCTATTGCTACAATAATTTTAGCACTACTTATCTCAACAATATTTGGTGACAAGTTTATTGATAGACTAAAACTTAAACAGATTACAGAAATACAAAGAGATGCTAGTATTGATCCTTTTGGTGTCAACAAGACAGGCGTTCCTAGCATGGGTGGTGTAATAATAATAATATCTATTCTTATTCCCTGTTTGCTTTTAGGCAAACTCCATAATACGTATATGATCTTAATGCTTATAACAACTATTTGGCTAGGAGTTATAGGCTTTGCAGATGACTACATCAAGGTTTTCAAAAAGAATAAAGAAGGACTTAGAGGTAAATTTAAGATCTTAGGACAAGTTGGTTTAGGCTTAATTGTAGGATTAACTGTATATCTTAGCCCAGATGTTGTTATTCGTGAAAACATGGAGGTAGAGATGCCTGGGCATGAAACAGAAATAGTTCATACAACCAAGAACATAAAATCAACGCAAACAACAATTCCATTTTTCAAAAACAACAATCTAGACTATGCTGATGTAGTAGGCTTCTTTGGACAACATAAACAAAAAGCAGGATGGGTTCTTTTTGTATTAGTTACAATTTTTGTCGTAGCCGCAGTATCTAATGGTGCGAACCTAAATGATGGCATGGATGGAATGGCTGCTGGCAACTCTGCTATAATTGGTGTTGCATTAGGGATTTTAGCCTACCTCGGTAGTCATGCAGAGTTTGCAAGCTACCTAAATATTATGTTTATACCAGGCAGTGAGGAACTGGTAATCTTCATTTGTGCATTTGTAGGAGCATTAATCGGATTTCTATGGTATAATGCCTACCCGGCTCAAGTATTTATGGGAGATACAGGAAGTCTTACAATAGGTGGTATAATTGCCGTATTTGCTATCATTATCCGTAAAGAGTTATTAATACCTATTCTATGTGGAGTGTTTTTAGTAGAAAATCTATCTGTAATTCTTCAAGTTCGCTACTACAAATTAGGAAAGAAAAAAGGCAAGAAACAAAGAATATTTAAAAGGACTCCTATACATGATCATTTTAGGACAACAAAAGCTCAATTAGATCCTGAATGTAGCTATATGTTTACTAAGCCAAAAAATGTATTCCACGAATCCAAAATTACTGTCCGCTTCTGGATTATAACTATCCTCTTAGCAGCAGTAACTATCATTACTTTAAAAATTAGATAA
- a CDS encoding UDP-N-acetylmuramoylalanine--D-glutamate ligase (COGs: COG0771 UDP-N-acetylmuramoylalanine-D-glutamate ligase~HAMAP: UDP-N-acetylmuramoylalanine-D-glutamate ligase~InterPro IPR005762:IPR013221:IPR004101~KEGG: bvu:BVU_1399 UDP-N-acetylmuramoylalanine--D-glutamate ligase~PFAM: Mur ligase, central; Mur ligase, C-terminal~SPTR: UDP-N-acetylmuramoylalanine--D-glutamate ligase;~TIGRFAM: UDP-N-acetylmuramoylalanine-D-glutamate ligase~IMG reference gene:2504105922~PFAM: Mur ligase family, glutamate ligase domain; Mur ligase middle domain~TIGRFAM: UDP-N-acetylmuramoylalanine--D-glutamate ligase) — translation MTRRIVILGAGESGTGAAILAKSKGFETFVSDSSSIKNNYKDELNKYNIEWEEGTHSINRILNANEIIKSPGIPDTAPIIQQVKDKDIPVISEIEFAGRYSNAKMICITGSNGKTTTTSLLYHMFHKAGKNVGLAGNIGKSLARQVAEENHEFYIIELSSFQLDNMYNFKADIAILLNITPDHLDRYDNCMDKYIDAKFRIIQNQTDKDHFIYWSDDPILKEQINHRTIHATKNPFSVEHSDFTYKLGNKIILDGGNLSIDKEFVKLSGVHNLYNTMAAITAAYLSKLSPMEIEQGLNSFNGVEHRLEYVDTIHGVRFINDSKATNVDSCWYALQAMHNSTILILGGKDKGNDYNKITPLIKEKCTGLVFLGANNTKLHQFFDGFNIPIEDTNNMTDAVVKAKGLAKSGDTVLLSPCCASFDLFTSYENRGELFKQSVKSL, via the coding sequence ATGACCAGAAGGATAGTTATTCTAGGAGCAGGAGAAAGTGGCACGGGTGCCGCCATCTTGGCAAAGAGCAAAGGTTTTGAAACTTTTGTTTCAGATTCGTCATCAATAAAAAACAACTACAAAGACGAACTGAACAAATATAATATTGAATGGGAAGAAGGTACTCATTCTATCAACAGAATTCTCAATGCTAATGAGATTATTAAAAGCCCTGGGATTCCAGACACAGCACCCATCATCCAACAAGTTAAAGATAAAGATATACCTGTCATTTCGGAAATAGAGTTTGCTGGTAGATATTCAAATGCAAAAATGATTTGTATTACGGGTTCTAATGGTAAAACCACAACAACTAGCTTACTATACCACATGTTTCATAAAGCAGGAAAAAATGTTGGCTTAGCTGGAAATATAGGGAAGAGTTTAGCAAGACAGGTAGCTGAAGAAAACCATGAGTTTTATATCATTGAACTTAGCTCCTTTCAACTTGATAATATGTACAACTTCAAAGCAGACATTGCTATCCTACTTAATATCACTCCTGATCATCTGGATAGATATGATAATTGCATGGATAAGTATATTGATGCAAAGTTTCGTATTATACAAAATCAAACTGATAAAGATCATTTTATCTATTGGTCAGATGATCCTATACTTAAAGAACAAATAAATCATAGAACTATCCATGCTACAAAGAATCCTTTTAGTGTTGAGCATTCTGACTTCACATACAAATTAGGCAACAAGATAATCCTTGATGGTGGTAACTTAAGCATTGATAAAGAATTTGTTAAATTATCAGGTGTACACAATCTATACAATACAATGGCAGCTATTACAGCTGCGTATTTATCCAAACTCTCTCCTATGGAAATAGAACAAGGACTGAATTCTTTTAATGGAGTAGAGCATAGATTAGAATATGTTGACACGATACATGGGGTTAGGTTTATAAATGATTCAAAAGCCACAAATGTGGACTCTTGTTGGTATGCTTTACAAGCTATGCATAACAGTACCATATTAATTCTTGGAGGAAAAGATAAGGGTAATGATTACAATAAAATTACTCCTCTCATAAAGGAAAAATGTACAGGTCTTGTATTTCTTGGAGCAAATAATACCAAACTACATCAATTTTTTGATGGCTTCAATATTCCCATTGAAGATACTAATAATATGACAGATGCGGTAGTAAAAGCAAAGGGCTTAGCAAAAAGTGGAGACACTGTTCTACTCAGTCCATGTTGTGCATCTTTTGATTTATTTACTAGCTATGAAAATAGAGGGGAGCTATTTAAACAATCTGTTAAATCACTATAA
- a CDS encoding cell cycle protein (COGs: COG0772 Bacterial cell division membrane protein~InterPro IPR001182~KEGG: bth:BT_3449 rod shape-determining protein RodA~PFAM: Cell cycle protein~SPTR: Rod shape-determining protein RodA;~IMG reference gene:2504105923~PFAM: Cell cycle protein) produces the protein MDLIKKIFKGDKVIWVIFFILCVVSIIEVFSAASTLTYKSGDHWSPIIQHSIFLFIGFMVMLVIMNIEYQWFKLIGIFLTPLAMLLLAWVTIRGFIFPELRTNGAARWTELFGIQFQPSELAKLGLICFIALILSKYQKEENTDNKAFKYIGIVAGIICLLIAIENFSTAAILGLVTFILLFIGRVKIVTLLKSIGIILLLVFSLVGAAKLIPQVNSISIFHRAETWVNRVVDYMDETNEKLPPAQYMRDNAQRGHANIAIATSGLVGLGPGNSVQRDFLSQAFSDFIYAIIIEELGLIPAAIITFFYICILVRIGKIARTCNNRFGTFLVLGIGLILVTQAMVNMMVAVELLPITGQPLPLISKGGSSMVINCAMLGMVLSVSYYSQKQAENKTEVQLALTANGAGEIQPEVLAQGPHSELLKEDDGFPEERTNL, from the coding sequence ATGGACCTAATAAAAAAGATATTCAAAGGAGACAAAGTCATATGGGTTATATTCTTTATTCTTTGTGTTGTCTCTATCATTGAAGTGTTTAGTGCAGCAAGTACTCTTACCTATAAATCAGGTGATCATTGGAGTCCTATTATTCAGCACTCTATATTCCTTTTCATAGGATTTATGGTTATGCTAGTAATCATGAATATTGAATATCAGTGGTTCAAACTCATAGGCATATTTCTGACTCCCTTAGCTATGCTTTTATTGGCATGGGTTACTATTCGAGGGTTTATATTTCCCGAACTTAGAACGAATGGTGCCGCTAGATGGACAGAGCTTTTTGGAATTCAATTCCAACCTTCAGAGTTAGCAAAGCTAGGATTAATCTGTTTTATCGCACTGATTCTTTCAAAATATCAAAAAGAGGAGAATACGGATAATAAAGCCTTCAAATATATCGGTATCGTAGCTGGAATTATATGCTTGCTCATTGCAATAGAGAACTTCTCTACTGCCGCTATATTAGGACTTGTAACTTTCATCCTCCTTTTTATTGGACGTGTAAAGATTGTGACTCTTTTGAAAAGCATCGGTATAATACTACTCCTTGTCTTTTCACTTGTCGGTGCAGCTAAACTCATTCCACAAGTAAATTCAATATCAATCTTTCACAGAGCTGAAACCTGGGTTAATCGTGTTGTAGATTATATGGATGAAACTAATGAAAAGCTACCTCCAGCCCAGTACATGAGAGATAATGCACAGAGAGGACATGCTAATATTGCAATTGCAACTAGTGGTCTAGTAGGATTAGGACCAGGAAACTCTGTGCAAAGAGACTTTTTAAGCCAAGCCTTCTCAGACTTTATATATGCAATTATTATTGAGGAATTAGGACTAATACCTGCTGCTATAATTACCTTTTTTTATATTTGCATACTCGTCAGAATAGGGAAAATAGCTCGGACATGCAACAATAGATTTGGAACATTTTTAGTCCTCGGAATAGGACTAATACTTGTTACACAAGCAATGGTCAATATGATGGTAGCTGTCGAATTACTACCAATAACAGGGCAACCTCTCCCACTAATTAGTAAAGGAGGATCGAGTATGGTCATTAATTGTGCAATGCTAGGAATGGTCTTGAGCGTTAGCTATTATTCACAAAAACAAGCAGAAAATAAAACAGAAGTACAACTTGCTTTAACAGCAAATGGTGCAGGAGAAATTCAACCCGAAGTATTAGCCCAAGGTCCACATTCCGAATTATTAAAAGAAGACGATGGATTCCCCGAAGAAAGGACAAACTTATGA
- a CDS encoding UDP-N-acetylglucosamine--N-acetylmuramyl- (pentapeptide) pyrophosphoryl-undecaprenol N-acetylglucosamine transferase (COGs: COG0707 UDP-N-acetylglucosamine:LPS N-acetylglucosamine transferase~HAMAP: N-acetylglucosaminyltransferase, MurG~InterPro IPR006009:IPR004276:IPR007235~KEGG: bth:BT_3448 undecaprenyldiphospho-muramoylpentapeptide beta-N-acetylglucosaminyltransferase~PFAM: Glycosyl transferase, family 28, C-terminal; Glycosyl transferase, family 28~SPTR:UDP-N-acetylglucosamine--N-acetylmuramyl- (pentapeptide) pyrophosphoryl-undecaprenol N-acetylglucosamine transferase;~TIGRFAM: N-acetylglucosaminyltransferase, MurG~IMG reference gene:2504105924~PFAM: Glycosyltransferase family 28 N-terminal domain; Glycosyltransferase family 28 C-terminal domain~TIGRFAM: undecaprenyldiphospho-muramoylpentapeptide beta-N-acetylglucosaminyltransferase), which yields MNEDKLKIIISGGGTGGHIFPAVAIANAIKKIKPDSSILFIGAEDRMEMQRVPQAGYEIIGLPIKGFYRKQLWKNIEVLWKILKSLSKAKKVIKNFQPDVVIGVGGFASGPTLKMAERLHIPTLIQEQNSYAGVTNKLLAKGASKICVAYQGMDRFFPAEKIILTGNPVRQDLLQSTYSKEDAKRSYNLDPNKPTVLIVGGSLGAQSINKCLLNAVEKMENSNIQYIWQTGKIYIDRIRKAVEGKSLKNIIITDFISDMAQAYAAADMIVSRAGAGSISEFCLLEKPVLLVPSPNVAEDHQTKNALALVNQKAALYVKDTELNEKLMPTIHSTITDKHLLQQLSNNIKTLALSDSANIIAHEILKLANKE from the coding sequence ATGAATGAAGACAAACTCAAAATAATTATTAGTGGAGGTGGTACAGGTGGACATATCTTTCCAGCTGTAGCTATTGCCAATGCGATAAAAAAAATCAAACCAGATAGTTCTATTTTATTCATTGGTGCTGAAGATAGAATGGAGATGCAAAGAGTTCCTCAAGCTGGATATGAAATTATTGGACTACCAATTAAAGGCTTTTACCGTAAGCAACTATGGAAAAACATAGAAGTTCTTTGGAAAATATTGAAAAGCCTTTCCAAAGCAAAAAAAGTAATTAAAAACTTCCAACCAGATGTAGTCATTGGAGTCGGAGGATTTGCGAGTGGTCCAACTCTTAAAATGGCAGAACGATTACATATTCCTACTCTTATTCAAGAACAAAACTCCTATGCTGGAGTCACAAATAAACTTCTAGCTAAGGGAGCAAGTAAGATATGTGTTGCTTATCAAGGTATGGACCGTTTTTTTCCTGCTGAAAAAATCATTCTTACTGGTAATCCGGTACGGCAAGATTTACTACAAAGTACTTATTCTAAAGAGGATGCAAAGCGATCTTATAATTTAGACCCCAATAAACCTACTGTACTAATTGTAGGGGGTAGCTTAGGAGCACAATCTATTAATAAATGTCTGCTTAACGCTGTAGAAAAAATGGAGAATAGCAACATTCAGTACATATGGCAAACTGGGAAAATATACATTGATAGAATACGCAAAGCAGTTGAAGGTAAAAGTCTAAAAAACATCATTATTACAGACTTTATATCAGATATGGCTCAAGCTTATGCAGCAGCTGATATGATTGTATCAAGAGCAGGTGCAGGATCAATTTCTGAATTCTGCTTATTAGAAAAGCCTGTATTGTTAGTTCCATCACCTAACGTAGCAGAAGATCATCAAACAAAAAACGCTCTAGCTTTAGTAAATCAAAAGGCTGCATTGTATGTTAAAGATACGGAGCTGAACGAAAAGCTAATGCCAACCATTCATTCAACTATTACCGACAAACACCTGTTACAACAGTTGAGTAATAATATTAAAACATTAGCATTATCTGATTCTGCTAATATTATTGCACACGAAATACTGAAACTAGCAAATAAAGAGTAA
- a CDS encoding UDP-N-acetylmuramate--L-alanine ligase (COGs: COG0773 UDP-N-acetylmuramate-alanine ligase~InterPro IPR000713:IPR013221:IPR004101~KEGG: bth:BT_3447 UDP-N-acetylmuramate--L-alanine ligase~PFAM: Mur ligase, C-terminal; Mur ligase, central; Mur ligase, N-terminal~PRIAM: UDP-N-acetylmuramate--L-alanine ligase~SPTR: UDP-N-acetylmuramate--alanine ligase;~IMG reference gene:2504105925~PFAM: Mur ligase family, glutamate ligase domain; Mur ligase family, catalytic domain; Mur ligase middle domain~TIGRFAM: UDP-N-acetylmuramate--alanine ligase), which yields MKIENIKSVYFIGAGGIGMSALVRYFLSLGKAVAGYDRTPSELTKQLIHEGANIHYSDDLTLIPEIFKVKENTLVVYTPAVPHTHSELTFFIQQDYSVMKRSQVLGLITRSSRGLCVAGTHGKTTTSTLIAHLLHESSIGCTAFLGGISENYNTNLLLSKKSPYTVIEADEFDRSFHALHPFISVITSTDPDHLDIYGTQEAYFESFEHYTSLIDSDGILVIRKGLKIHPRLKEGVKTYTYSAHEGDFHAENIIIENGEIFMDFVGPNVRINNIQLGVPISINIENSVAALAVAHLCAAKDQELKKAMGTFKGVERRFDFVLKNDKHVLINDYAHHPAEIKQSIISIKELYPKRKLTTVFQPHLYTRTKDFYKDFAESLSLSDEVILLDIYPAREEPIEGVTSMLIYSNLRNSVIKHTATKENIVNLLSTLSTDIVLTLGAGDINQLLPQIKVTLES from the coding sequence ATGAAGATCGAAAATATAAAATCCGTCTATTTTATTGGAGCAGGTGGCATTGGTATGAGTGCTCTTGTTCGATACTTCCTTTCCTTAGGAAAAGCTGTGGCAGGATATGACAGAACTCCGAGTGAACTGACCAAACAACTTATTCACGAAGGAGCAAATATTCATTATAGCGATGATTTGACATTGATACCTGAGATTTTTAAGGTTAAAGAAAATACGCTTGTTGTTTATACACCCGCTGTACCACATACACATTCTGAGCTCACATTCTTCATTCAGCAGGATTATAGTGTTATGAAGAGATCGCAAGTACTAGGTTTAATAACCCGATCAAGTAGAGGACTTTGCGTTGCTGGCACACATGGTAAAACAACCACCTCTACACTGATAGCTCACTTACTACATGAGTCTAGTATCGGATGCACAGCATTCCTTGGTGGAATTTCGGAGAATTATAATACAAACTTATTATTAAGTAAAAAAAGCCCATACACTGTTATTGAAGCAGATGAGTTTGACAGATCCTTCCATGCATTGCATCCCTTTATCTCCGTGATAACATCTACTGATCCAGATCATTTAGATATATACGGAACCCAAGAAGCCTATTTTGAGAGTTTTGAACATTATACATCTTTAATAGACTCAGATGGCATACTAGTGATCAGAAAAGGTCTTAAAATACATCCTAGATTAAAAGAAGGAGTAAAAACTTACACTTATTCCGCTCATGAAGGAGATTTTCATGCTGAAAACATCATTATTGAAAATGGTGAAATATTTATGGATTTTGTAGGTCCTAATGTTAGAATTAACAACATTCAACTAGGTGTTCCCATTAGTATAAATATAGAAAACAGTGTAGCTGCCCTTGCTGTAGCACATTTATGCGCAGCAAAAGACCAAGAACTTAAAAAGGCTATGGGTACTTTCAAAGGAGTCGAAAGAAGATTTGACTTTGTCTTAAAGAATGATAAACATGTACTTATTAATGACTATGCACACCACCCTGCTGAGATTAAACAAAGCATCATTTCTATCAAGGAGTTATATCCAAAAAGGAAACTAACAACTGTTTTTCAACCTCATCTCTACACAAGAACTAAGGACTTTTACAAAGATTTTGCAGAGAGCTTATCTTTATCAGATGAAGTAATTCTACTTGATATCTATCCAGCAAGAGAAGAACCTATTGAAGGAGTTACTAGTATGTTAATTTATAGCAACTTAAGAAACTCTGTAATAAAACATACAGCAACTAAAGAAAATATAGTAAATTTATTATCGACCCTCTCAACTGATATTGTATTAACTCTTGGTGCAGGAGATATAAACCAACTATTACCACAAATAAAAGTAACCTTAGAGAGCTGA